Proteins from a genomic interval of Gluconacetobacter diazotrophicus PA1 5:
- a CDS encoding MATE family efflux transporter, with protein MSARPARFCSGSILRHVVVMAGTGAIGLMAVFAVDLLNLFYISRLNDPALTAAIGFTGAVGYVQIAVSIGMSIGLGAVTARQIGAGRHDLARRIASSFLLVMIVTTAALGLATALFSAPILHLFGATGRAAAQADGYIRIVSPALSLIAVGMGCSSLLRAVGDARRSMNVTLIGALASALLDPLLIFVLHLGLEGAAISTILSRGLVSLLGLHAVRRHGLLGYPSGRHILPDARLVGGVATPAILTNLATPIGGLFITNAMANFGLAAVAGQATIDRIVPVAFAFVFALTGSVGPIMSQNLGAGHLDRVREALVASLKLVAACVAITWMILLPAQDLVVEAFAAQGTTAALIRLFCTWTIGGYVFIGMLFVANTAFNNLGFPLYSTLFNWGRATLGTIPFVWIGMRFGPCGVQVGQVLGCVVFGTWAVLTAFSVVGRLKPGRVAPGLATELPARTAKSALAELDELDEEQQITDDLADRSARA; from the coding sequence ATGAGCGCCCGGCCGGCCCGCTTCTGTTCCGGCAGCATCCTGCGCCACGTGGTGGTCATGGCCGGAACGGGGGCCATCGGCCTGATGGCCGTCTTCGCGGTCGACCTGCTGAACCTGTTCTATATCTCGCGCCTGAACGATCCGGCGCTGACGGCGGCCATCGGCTTCACCGGCGCGGTCGGCTATGTCCAGATCGCGGTGTCGATCGGCATGTCGATCGGACTGGGGGCCGTGACCGCGCGGCAGATCGGCGCGGGGCGTCACGACCTGGCCCGCCGCATCGCCTCGTCCTTCCTGCTGGTCATGATCGTCACCACGGCGGCGCTGGGGCTGGCCACGGCACTGTTCTCGGCCCCGATCCTGCACCTGTTCGGCGCGACGGGGCGCGCGGCCGCGCAGGCTGACGGCTATATCCGCATCGTATCCCCCGCTTTGTCGCTGATCGCGGTCGGAATGGGCTGTTCCAGCCTGCTGCGCGCGGTGGGCGACGCCAGGCGATCGATGAACGTCACGCTGATCGGGGCGCTGGCGTCCGCCCTGCTGGACCCGCTGCTGATCTTCGTCCTGCATCTGGGGCTGGAGGGGGCGGCGATCAGCACCATCCTGTCACGGGGGCTGGTCTCCCTGCTGGGGCTGCATGCCGTGCGCCGCCACGGGCTGCTGGGCTATCCGTCCGGGCGGCATATCCTGCCGGACGCCCGACTGGTCGGCGGGGTGGCGACCCCCGCGATCCTGACCAACCTGGCCACCCCGATCGGCGGATTGTTCATCACCAATGCGATGGCCAATTTCGGCCTGGCCGCCGTGGCCGGCCAGGCGACCATCGACCGGATCGTCCCGGTGGCCTTCGCCTTCGTCTTCGCCCTGACGGGTTCGGTCGGGCCGATCATGTCGCAGAACCTGGGCGCCGGGCACCTGGACCGGGTGCGCGAGGCGCTGGTCGCGTCGCTGAAGCTGGTGGCGGCCTGCGTGGCCATCACCTGGATGATCCTGCTGCCGGCGCAGGATCTGGTGGTCGAGGCCTTCGCCGCGCAGGGCACCACGGCGGCGCTGATCCGCCTGTTCTGCACCTGGACCATCGGCGGCTATGTCTTCATCGGCATGCTGTTCGTGGCCAATACCGCCTTCAACAATCTGGGCTTTCCGCTCTATTCGACCCTGTTCAACTGGGGTCGGGCCACGCTGGGCACCATTCCGTTCGTGTGGATCGGCATGCGGTTCGGGCCGTGCGGGGTGCAGGTCGGCCAGGTGCTGGGCTGCGTCGTCTTCGGCACCTGGGCGGTCCTGACCGCCTTTTCCGTCGTCGGTCGGCTGAAACCCGGGCGGGTCGCGCCGGGCCTAGCCACGGAACTGCCGGCCCGCACCGCCAAGAGCGCGCTGGCCGAACTGGACGAACTGGACGAGGAACAGCAGATCACCGACGATCTGGCCGACCGATCCGCCCGCGCGTGA
- a CDS encoding TetR/AcrR family transcriptional regulator: protein MMPAPGADISDLVRPCPDEAVAQGPEKRCPGRPPVLEEGERREMILNAACQVLDDHGYQSASMDKLAQQSGMSKKTIYQMFPSKHDLFRTLISERLFDMKHASVCPCRDLPPEEELVQILTSIAANALQADRMCLIRAIVGEIRDSAEIRKIMQDIEISGNCNQVEAWLRRQQAAGTYMIDDVEDLGHGLFSMTVGKLILAELFHCRDPATPAEIEANIRRWIRIFLGGLEQIVY from the coding sequence ATGATGCCCGCACCCGGGGCTGACATTTCGGACCTTGTGCGCCCCTGTCCCGACGAGGCAGTGGCCCAGGGCCCCGAAAAGCGCTGTCCCGGCCGCCCCCCGGTGCTGGAGGAAGGCGAACGGCGGGAGATGATCCTGAATGCCGCGTGCCAGGTGCTGGACGATCACGGCTATCAGTCCGCGTCGATGGACAAGCTGGCGCAACAGTCCGGCATGTCGAAAAAGACGATCTACCAGATGTTTCCGTCGAAGCACGACCTGTTCAGGACCCTGATCAGCGAACGGCTGTTCGACATGAAGCATGCCTCGGTCTGTCCCTGCCGCGACCTGCCGCCCGAAGAGGAACTGGTGCAGATCCTGACCTCCATCGCCGCCAACGCGCTACAGGCCGACCGGATGTGCCTGATCCGCGCCATCGTCGGCGAAATCCGCGATTCGGCGGAAATCCGCAAGATCATGCAGGACATCGAGATCAGTGGAAACTGCAACCAGGTCGAGGCCTGGCTGCGGCGCCAGCAGGCCGCCGGCACCTACATGATCGACGATGTCGAGGATCTGGGCCACGGCCTGTTCAGCATGACGGTGGGCAAGCTGATCCTGGCGGAACTGTTCCATTGCCGCGATCCCGCGACGCCGGCCGAGATCGAGGCGAATATCCGCCGCTGGATCCGCATCTTCCTGGGGGGGCTGGAGCAGATCGTTTATTAA
- a CDS encoding efflux RND transporter periplasmic adaptor subunit, whose product MQFPYAGLAWVGFAGRIPPVIHPRSTRRTTLSHHAFCRVEPRMTPPRPYRAVLLAACASLALAGCNRKAAPLAPPPQRVEVLTLRAAPVGVTTDLPGRTEAVEIAQVRPQVAGVIQKRLFVEGSDVTAGQQLYQIDPSAYQATYDMAKAQWLHAKAARVTAQARLDRYGPLAQAHAVSRQDYDDALAAAREADADIAQGRANMDRAAVDLGYTRVLSPISGRIGRSLMTVGALAVVGQSSSLSVVTRLDPIYVDVNLAATRLLELRRELAQGRLSRAGDNAATVSLTLEDGSRYETQGRLEFSEVNVDETTGTVVVRAIFPNAAHMLLPGMYVHAELQEGVDPKALRVPQVAVVRTPHGDPMVMVVGADSKVATRMITTGAAVGTDWIVTDGLKPGDRVVVSGLQKIHPGDTVAPTEVAQGGAPQDQGKAG is encoded by the coding sequence ATACAGTTTCCATATGCCGGTCTTGCATGGGTCGGTTTCGCGGGCCGGATTCCCCCCGTGATTCATCCTCGTTCGACCCGGCGTACCACGCTTTCACACCACGCTTTCTGCAGGGTTGAACCACGCATGACGCCCCCTCGTCCTTATCGTGCCGTCCTTCTGGCCGCCTGTGCGTCCCTGGCGCTGGCCGGATGCAACCGCAAGGCCGCGCCCCTCGCCCCGCCGCCGCAGAGGGTCGAGGTCCTGACCCTGCGCGCGGCGCCGGTCGGCGTCACCACCGACCTGCCCGGACGCACCGAAGCGGTCGAAATCGCCCAGGTCCGCCCGCAGGTCGCGGGCGTGATCCAGAAGCGCCTGTTCGTCGAAGGCTCGGACGTCACGGCCGGGCAGCAGCTGTACCAGATCGATCCGTCCGCCTATCAGGCGACCTACGACATGGCGAAGGCGCAATGGCTGCACGCCAAGGCCGCGCGGGTGACGGCACAGGCGCGGCTGGACCGCTACGGCCCGCTGGCGCAGGCCCACGCCGTCAGCCGGCAGGATTACGATGACGCCCTGGCGGCGGCGCGCGAGGCCGATGCCGACATCGCCCAGGGCCGTGCCAACATGGACCGCGCGGCGGTCGACCTGGGCTATACCCGCGTGCTGTCGCCGATTTCCGGGCGCATCGGCCGATCGCTGATGACGGTGGGTGCCCTAGCGGTCGTGGGCCAGTCCAGCAGCCTGTCGGTCGTCACCCGGCTGGACCCGATCTATGTCGACGTGAACCTGGCGGCGACGCGGCTTCTGGAACTGCGGCGCGAACTGGCCCAGGGACGGCTGAGCCGCGCGGGCGACAATGCCGCCACCGTCAGCCTGACGCTGGAGGACGGCAGCCGCTATGAAACGCAGGGCCGCCTCGAATTCTCCGAGGTGAACGTGGACGAGACGACGGGCACCGTGGTGGTCCGCGCCATCTTCCCCAACGCCGCCCATATGCTGCTGCCGGGCATGTACGTGCATGCCGAACTGCAGGAAGGCGTCGATCCCAAGGCCCTGCGCGTGCCGCAGGTGGCGGTGGTGCGCACCCCGCACGGTGACCCCATGGTCATGGTCGTGGGCGCGGACAGCAAGGTGGCGACGCGCATGATCACGACCGGGGCCGCCGTCGGCACAGACTGGATCGTGACCGACGGGCTGAAGCCCGGCGATCGGGTAGTGGTCAGCGGCCTGCAGAAGATCCACCCCGGCGATACCGTCGCACCCACCGAGGTCGCGCAGGGCGGTGCTCCGCAGGATCAGGGCAAGGCGGGGTAA
- a CDS encoding efflux RND transporter permease subunit: protein MSRFFIDRPVFAWVIGLVIMLVGAVAVFRLPIAQYPSIAPPQIAITVTYPGASAETVNNTVVRPILQQMYGLDHLEYVSAQSYASGQMEIDLTFAQGTDPDIAQVQVQNKLQLAQPRLPTEVTAQGLTVTKAVKNFMLVLAFISTDGSMSGFDIADYVASNVSDPLSRVSGVGDHTLFGAEYAMRIWLDPGKLYKYGLTISDVQAAIQDQNIQVSSGEIGGLPARQGARLDATIVGPTRLTSPQEFGNILLRVAQGGSQVRIRDVARVELGPQSYNISSFYNNKPTVGMALKLAPGANQLTTETAVRAQVDELQKFFPPGLKVVYPLDTEPFIVLSIKEVVITLMEAIGLVFLVMLVFLQNFRATLIPTIAVPVVLLGTFGILAALGFSINTLTMLAMVLAVGLLVDDAIVVVENVERVMAEKNLSPKDAARVSMDEISGALVGIVLVLTSVFLPMAAFGGSTGVIYRQFSVTIVAAMWLSVLVAMIITPALCGTMLKPGTHEKTRGPAGWFNRTFARANTGYQSGVRWMLKRAPLSLVLYVLVTGLVLFLFTRIPGGFLPDEDQGLIFGQVTMPPGATQEQTAAVNRKITDYILKSESANVVSVFSMNGFNFAGQGQNAGAFFVRLKDWDDRPGAARNSSAVAMRVMMHFWGDPEAQIFAINPPAVLELGNATGFDLELEDRGHLGHDKLLAARNQILMAAMKDPRLQAVRPNGLEDAPQYRLDIDREKANALGVTNAEINTTIEGALGSIYVNQFMRDDRVKQVYIQGEPDARMLPSDLNKWYLRNVTNGLVPFNAIASGKWIVGPQKVEDYNGLNAFEILGQPAAGYSTGTAITAIQEALAKLPPGIGYEWTGLSYEQMASGSSTGPLYALAGTVILLCLAALYESWAIPLAVLLVIPLGVLGALGATLWRGLANDVYFQVGLLTTVGLAVKNAILIVEFAKAFFESGDDLLDSVVKAGRERLRPILMTSIAFVCGVFPLAIATGAGSGARVAIGTAVVGGMLSATLLAIYFVPLFFVLVLRLFRVKRVKDRPDPYAHLSRPAGPSGQES, encoded by the coding sequence ATGTCGCGCTTCTTCATCGACCGGCCCGTCTTCGCATGGGTCATCGGCCTGGTGATCATGCTGGTGGGGGCCGTCGCCGTCTTCCGCCTGCCGATCGCGCAATATCCCTCGATCGCGCCGCCGCAGATCGCCATCACCGTCACCTATCCGGGTGCGTCGGCCGAAACGGTGAACAACACCGTCGTGCGGCCCATCCTGCAGCAGATGTACGGCCTCGATCACCTGGAGTACGTGTCGGCGCAGTCCTATGCCAGCGGCCAGATGGAAATCGACCTGACCTTTGCGCAGGGGACCGACCCCGACATTGCGCAGGTGCAGGTGCAGAACAAGCTGCAGCTGGCCCAGCCGCGCCTGCCGACCGAAGTCACGGCCCAGGGCCTGACGGTGACCAAGGCCGTCAAGAACTTCATGCTGGTGCTGGCCTTCATTTCCACCGACGGAAGCATGTCGGGCTTCGATATCGCCGATTACGTGGCGTCGAACGTCTCCGACCCGCTCAGCCGCGTGTCGGGGGTGGGCGACCACACGCTGTTCGGCGCCGAATACGCCATGCGCATCTGGCTGGACCCGGGCAAGCTGTACAAGTACGGCCTGACGATCAGCGACGTGCAGGCCGCGATCCAGGACCAGAACATCCAGGTCTCGTCGGGCGAGATCGGCGGCCTGCCGGCCCGGCAGGGCGCGCGGCTGGACGCCACCATCGTCGGCCCGACACGCCTGACCTCGCCCCAGGAATTCGGCAATATCCTGCTGCGCGTGGCCCAGGGCGGCTCGCAGGTGCGCATCCGCGACGTGGCCCGGGTCGAGCTGGGACCGCAGAGCTATAACATCAGCTCGTTCTACAACAACAAGCCCACGGTCGGCATGGCACTGAAGCTGGCGCCCGGGGCGAACCAGTTGACGACGGAAACGGCGGTGCGCGCCCAGGTGGACGAACTGCAGAAATTCTTCCCGCCGGGGCTGAAGGTCGTCTACCCGCTGGATACCGAGCCCTTCATCGTGCTGTCGATCAAGGAAGTCGTCATCACGCTGATGGAAGCGATCGGCCTGGTCTTCCTGGTCATGCTGGTGTTCCTGCAGAACTTCCGCGCCACGCTGATTCCCACCATCGCGGTGCCGGTCGTGCTGCTGGGCACGTTCGGCATCCTGGCGGCACTGGGCTTTTCCATCAACACGCTGACCATGCTGGCCATGGTCCTGGCGGTGGGCCTGCTGGTCGACGACGCCATCGTGGTGGTGGAAAACGTCGAACGCGTGATGGCGGAGAAGAACCTCTCGCCCAAGGACGCCGCCCGCGTCTCGATGGACGAGATCTCGGGCGCGCTGGTCGGCATCGTGCTGGTGCTGACGTCGGTGTTCCTGCCGATGGCGGCCTTCGGGGGATCGACCGGCGTGATCTACCGCCAGTTCTCGGTCACCATCGTCGCGGCGATGTGGCTGTCGGTCCTGGTGGCGATGATCATCACGCCGGCGCTGTGCGGCACGATGCTCAAGCCCGGCACGCATGAAAAGACGCGCGGGCCGGCCGGATGGTTCAACCGCACCTTCGCCCGCGCCAATACGGGCTATCAGTCCGGGGTGCGCTGGATGCTGAAGCGCGCGCCCCTGTCGCTGGTGCTGTACGTGCTGGTGACCGGCCTGGTCCTGTTCCTGTTCACCCGGATTCCCGGCGGCTTCCTGCCGGACGAGGACCAGGGCCTGATCTTCGGCCAGGTGACCATGCCCCCGGGCGCCACCCAGGAACAGACGGCCGCCGTCAACCGCAAGATCACCGACTATATCCTCAAGAGCGAGTCCGCCAACGTCGTGTCGGTCTTCTCGATGAACGGCTTCAATTTCGCCGGCCAGGGCCAGAACGCGGGCGCGTTCTTCGTCCGGCTGAAGGATTGGGACGACCGGCCCGGCGCCGCGCGTAACTCCTCGGCGGTGGCGATGCGGGTGATGATGCATTTCTGGGGCGATCCCGAAGCCCAGATCTTCGCCATCAATCCGCCGGCGGTCCTGGAACTGGGCAACGCCACCGGCTTCGATCTGGAACTGGAGGATCGCGGTCATCTGGGTCATGACAAGCTGCTGGCCGCGCGCAACCAGATCCTGATGGCGGCGATGAAGGACCCGCGCCTGCAGGCGGTGCGTCCCAACGGCCTGGAGGATGCGCCGCAATACCGGCTGGACATCGACCGCGAGAAGGCGAACGCGCTGGGCGTGACCAATGCCGAGATCAACACGACGATCGAAGGCGCGCTGGGGTCGATCTACGTCAACCAGTTCATGCGCGACGACCGCGTGAAGCAGGTCTACATCCAGGGCGAGCCCGATGCCCGCATGCTGCCCAGCGACCTGAACAAATGGTACCTGCGCAACGTGACCAACGGGCTGGTGCCTTTCAACGCCATCGCATCGGGCAAATGGATCGTCGGCCCGCAGAAGGTCGAGGATTATAACGGCCTGAACGCGTTCGAAATCCTGGGCCAGCCCGCGGCCGGCTACAGCACCGGGACCGCGATCACCGCGATCCAGGAGGCCCTGGCCAAGCTGCCGCCCGGGATCGGCTATGAATGGACCGGCCTGTCGTACGAACAGATGGCCTCGGGGTCGTCCACCGGGCCGCTCTATGCACTGGCCGGCACGGTGATCCTGCTCTGCCTGGCGGCGCTGTATGAAAGCTGGGCCATTCCGCTGGCCGTGCTGCTGGTCATTCCGCTGGGCGTGCTGGGTGCGCTGGGGGCGACGCTGTGGCGCGGACTGGCCAACGACGTCTATTTCCAGGTCGGCCTGCTGACCACGGTGGGGCTGGCGGTGAAGAACGCGATCCTGATCGTGGAATTCGCCAAGGCCTTCTTCGAATCCGGCGACGACCTGCTGGATTCCGTGGTCAAGGCGGGGCGCGAGCGCCTGCGGCCGATCCTGATGACCTCGATCGCCTTCGTCTGCGGCGTGTTTCCGCTGGCGATCGCGACCGGCGCCGGGTCGGGGGCGCGTGTCGCCATCGGCACCGCCGTGGTGGGCGGCATGCTGTCCGCCACCCTGCTGGCCATCTATTTCGTGCCGCTGTTCTTCGTGCTGGTGCTGCGGCTGTTCCGGGTCAAGCGGGTGAAGGACCGTCCGGACCCCTACGCGCACCTGTCCCGTCCCGCCGGGCCGTCCGGTCAGGAGAGTTGA
- a CDS encoding efflux transporter outer membrane subunit, which yields MNGFSLPRRAGLLVLAALSGCTLIPDYKRPALPVAASWPKGEAYHAGSTGQIGTAASDLGWRDFFVDPRLQALIALAVRDNRDLRSVASAVIEAQGQYRVQHASLFPQIGGTGMALYQAPSGNGGLSFAPGLDAGKHGEYYSNGHVFKYYSGGIGFSSYEIDLFGRIRSLSREASDQVLSQAANARGLLISVISQVATTYVAWLADREQLQVTERTLASQQDTLRLTQARFDRGETDQLTLRQVETQVEQAAAYRAQYLRQIAQDENELVMLVGAPLPANLPDPAPFGRQTVLADLPAGLPSDLLDRRPDVVSAEFALLSANDDIGAARAAFFPRLILTASDGVSSLQFRNLFTSGATTWGANPQLQIPLLTWGQNEGSLQVSKSRRDQRLMAYEKAIQTAFHEVSDALAARATYLDQSRQLDALVGSSADAYRLARMRFDAGVDSYLNTLEAQRALYTAQQNLIVVQEARYQNLITVYRALGGGWTERTIPPATAVRSG from the coding sequence ATGAACGGGTTTTCTCTTCCGCGCCGCGCCGGGCTGCTGGTCCTGGCGGCGCTGTCGGGCTGCACGCTGATCCCCGACTACAAGCGGCCGGCGCTGCCGGTCGCGGCAAGCTGGCCGAAAGGCGAGGCCTATCATGCCGGCAGCACCGGGCAGATCGGGACGGCGGCGTCCGACCTGGGCTGGCGCGACTTCTTCGTCGATCCGCGCCTGCAGGCGCTGATCGCGCTGGCGGTGCGCGACAATCGCGACCTGCGTTCGGTGGCTTCGGCGGTCATCGAGGCCCAGGGCCAGTACCGGGTGCAGCATGCCTCGCTGTTCCCGCAGATCGGCGGGACCGGGATGGCGCTCTACCAGGCGCCGTCGGGGAATGGGGGCCTGAGCTTCGCGCCGGGCCTGGATGCGGGCAAACACGGCGAGTACTACAGCAACGGCCACGTCTTTAAATATTACTCGGGCGGCATCGGCTTCTCGTCCTACGAGATCGATCTGTTCGGCCGCATCCGCAGCCTGTCGCGCGAGGCATCGGACCAAGTGCTCAGCCAGGCCGCCAACGCGCGCGGGCTGCTGATCAGCGTGATCTCGCAGGTTGCGACGACCTATGTCGCGTGGCTGGCGGACCGCGAGCAGTTGCAGGTGACCGAACGTACCCTGGCGTCCCAGCAGGATACGCTGCGCCTGACCCAGGCGCGGTTCGACCGGGGCGAGACCGACCAGCTGACCCTGCGCCAGGTGGAAACCCAGGTCGAGCAGGCAGCCGCCTATCGTGCCCAGTACCTGCGCCAGATCGCGCAGGATGAAAACGAACTGGTTATGCTGGTGGGCGCGCCGCTGCCGGCCAACCTGCCGGACCCGGCCCCCTTCGGCCGCCAGACGGTGCTGGCCGACCTGCCGGCGGGGCTGCCGTCCGACCTGCTGGACCGGCGGCCGGATGTCGTGTCGGCGGAATTCGCGCTGCTGTCGGCCAACGACGATATCGGCGCCGCGCGCGCCGCCTTCTTCCCGCGCCTGATCCTGACGGCGTCGGACGGGGTGTCCAGCCTGCAGTTCCGCAACCTGTTCACCTCCGGCGCCACGACGTGGGGGGCCAACCCGCAATTGCAGATCCCGCTGCTGACCTGGGGCCAGAACGAGGGATCGCTGCAGGTCTCCAAATCCCGGCGGGACCAGCGCCTGATGGCGTACGAAAAGGCGATCCAGACCGCGTTCCACGAGGTCTCGGACGCCCTGGCGGCGCGGGCGACTTACCTGGACCAGTCGCGGCAGCTCGACGCGCTGGTGGGGTCCTCGGCCGATGCGTACCGGCTGGCGCGGATGCGCTTCGACGCGGGGGTGGATTCCTACCTGAACACGCTCGAGGCGCAGCGCGCGCTCTATACCGCGCAGCAGAACCTGATCGTAGTGCAGGAAGCGCGCTACCAGAACCTGATCACCGTCTATCGCGCCCTGGGCGGCGGCTGGACCGAACGCACCATTCCGCCGGCGACGGCGGTCCGGTCGGGGTAG
- the aldA gene encoding aldehyde dehydrogenase, whose protein sequence is MALQKTYDLFIDGRWVPAAKGERLAVENPATGDVLAEVANGTSEDVDRAVAAAKQAMPGWSRRTATERADDLYRLIGLIKRDAEHLARTITREMGKPIREARVEVAFATDLLRFAAENTRRLEGEILPGSRSGEKILIDRKPVGVVGAIAAWNFPLALVARKLGPALAAGNAIVIKPHEMTPLAALELARLVAEADIPAGVVNIVTGDGPRVGVPLVAHPDTRLITMTGSTSAGKKIMAAAAEHLKIVRLELGGKAPFIVADDADIDRAVEAAVVSRFGNAGQVCTANERTYVDAKIYDTFAARLRARIEKLKVGDPLDEATDMGPKVCGPELEKVDQMVRRAVEQGAKLERGGARLTGGLYDRGQFYAPTLLTGVTGTMDIARNEVFGPVLSLIRVDSYEDAIRQANASRYGLSAYVFTNSLDRIMKINAELEFGEVYVNRESGESAHGFHHGYRDSGIGGEDGQHGLEAYVETQTIYLNA, encoded by the coding sequence ATGGCTTTGCAGAAAACCTATGATCTTTTCATCGACGGCCGTTGGGTGCCGGCGGCCAAGGGCGAGCGCCTGGCCGTGGAAAACCCGGCGACGGGTGACGTCCTCGCCGAGGTCGCCAACGGCACGTCCGAGGATGTCGACCGTGCCGTGGCGGCCGCGAAGCAGGCGATGCCGGGATGGAGCCGCAGGACCGCGACCGAGCGGGCGGATGACCTGTATCGCCTCATCGGCCTGATCAAACGGGATGCCGAGCATCTGGCACGCACGATCACGCGGGAAATGGGCAAGCCGATCCGCGAGGCGCGCGTCGAAGTCGCGTTCGCCACGGACCTGCTGCGCTTCGCGGCCGAAAATACCCGCCGCCTGGAAGGCGAGATCCTTCCGGGCTCCCGCTCCGGCGAGAAGATCCTGATCGACCGCAAGCCGGTCGGTGTCGTCGGCGCCATCGCCGCCTGGAATTTCCCGCTGGCGCTGGTCGCGCGCAAGCTGGGCCCGGCGCTGGCGGCGGGCAATGCGATCGTCATCAAGCCGCATGAAATGACGCCGCTGGCCGCGCTGGAACTGGCCAGGCTGGTGGCCGAGGCCGACATCCCGGCGGGCGTGGTCAATATCGTCACCGGCGACGGTCCGCGCGTTGGCGTTCCGCTGGTGGCGCATCCGGACACGCGGCTGATCACCATGACCGGCAGCACGTCCGCCGGGAAGAAGATCATGGCCGCCGCGGCCGAGCACCTGAAGATCGTGCGCCTGGAACTGGGCGGCAAGGCGCCGTTCATCGTGGCGGACGACGCGGACATCGACCGCGCCGTGGAAGCCGCCGTGGTGTCGCGCTTCGGCAATGCCGGCCAGGTCTGCACGGCGAACGAGCGCACCTATGTCGATGCGAAAATCTATGACACCTTCGCGGCCCGGCTGCGTGCCCGCATCGAAAAGCTGAAGGTCGGCGACCCGCTGGACGAGGCGACGGACATGGGGCCGAAGGTCTGCGGCCCGGAACTCGAAAAGGTCGACCAGATGGTCCGGCGCGCGGTCGAACAGGGCGCGAAGCTGGAACGGGGCGGCGCGCGGCTGACGGGCGGCCTCTATGACAGGGGGCAGTTCTATGCGCCCACGCTGCTGACCGGTGTCACCGGGACGATGGACATCGCCCGGAACGAGGTCTTCGGGCCGGTCCTCTCGCTGATCCGGGTGGACAGCTACGAGGACGCGATCCGCCAGGCCAATGCCTCGCGCTATGGCCTGTCGGCCTACGTGTTCACCAACAGCCTGGACCGGATCATGAAGATCAACGCCGAACTGGAATTCGGCGAGGTCTATGTGAACCGCGAGAGCGGCGAGTCCGCGCATGGCTTCCATCACGGCTATCGCGACAGCGGCATCGGCGGTGAAGACGGCCAGCACGGCCTGGAAGCCTATGTCGAGACGCAGACCATCTATCTGAACGCCTGA
- a CDS encoding YoaK family protein yields MKPTPHDPRLVIAVIMVTVAMGALDAVSLVHLKVFTGYMTATLILIAVHLASAESILGPGLLAIGSYLIGAAVGGRLVRRAHSRRRTVADLLMAVGTLVLAASAVWWAGMPWRHFMTLVILAIAMGLQTSATRHAQVTDLTLPAATMLLHGLVHDSRLAGGPSRGAWRRLAAILGLFGGAVLGTFVSSVSVAGAIAMVGVTIGCAGFLLYLEDHPLLDRLENAGPGNV; encoded by the coding sequence GTGAAACCGACGCCCCATGATCCCCGACTGGTCATCGCCGTTATCATGGTCACGGTGGCGATGGGCGCGCTGGACGCCGTATCGCTGGTCCATCTGAAGGTCTTTACCGGCTACATGACCGCCACGCTGATCCTGATCGCGGTGCATCTGGCCTCGGCCGAATCCATTCTCGGGCCGGGGCTGCTGGCCATCGGGTCCTATCTGATCGGCGCGGCGGTGGGCGGGAGGCTGGTGCGGCGGGCCCATTCGCGGCGGCGCACGGTGGCCGACCTGCTGATGGCGGTGGGGACGCTGGTCCTGGCGGCGTCGGCCGTCTGGTGGGCGGGCATGCCGTGGCGCCATTTCATGACGCTGGTCATCCTGGCCATTGCCATGGGATTGCAGACCTCGGCCACGCGGCATGCGCAGGTGACCGACCTGACATTGCCGGCGGCGACGATGCTGCTGCACGGGCTGGTGCATGACAGCCGCCTGGCCGGCGGGCCGTCGCGCGGCGCGTGGCGGCGGCTGGCCGCGATCCTGGGCCTGTTCGGCGGCGCGGTGCTGGGGACGTTCGTCTCCAGCGTGTCGGTGGCCGGCGCGATCGCCATGGTGGGCGTGACGATCGGCTGCGCCGGTTTCCTGTTGTACCTGGAGGATCATCCGTTGCTGGACCGGCTGGAAAACGCCGGTCCCGGCAACGTCTAG